From the genome of Nicotiana sylvestris chromosome 1, ASM39365v2, whole genome shotgun sequence:
accaaaagtgtaagagccactatcgccagcctaaaTTTCATCCACTTGAAGGTCAAATAATCCTAAGTCAATGCCCGACGCGGGGACTAAGCCCAAAACGGGtggcctaaatatgcctaagagcaaaagtgcATAAggcctacgggccagcctaatgaTGTTCAGGGCCATACCACGAttctaaggattcctaccaactcaaagaccagtccACCTAGCCAAATTCAAGACAGAAAAGAGATACAAAGGAAATAAAGCTGcaaggttttctttcatacacTTATGCAAAAAAGCGCATTATCTGTCTACAAACATGCTATGAAAATGCTACATACAGATGACAAAATCTATGCTCTCCCCCCTCCCCCGGGGGGTTACGGCCTGCCGGCCTCATCCTTACTTTCTTCGGCATCGGGCAAAAGCAATCGGGCATCACGCTTGTCCACCCTTGCTAGCGCTAATTCTTTCGAGAGGGCGAAACCCCTAgcacggatctcctcgagggtctttcttcGAGACTTGCGACGAGCATATTCTTCAACCCTCCCTTCGTGGTCGATTATCCTTCTCAGCTCAGTTTGAGCATTGGCAGCATCCTTTGAATAGAtcgccatctcctggtcagccttagtCCGGCTCATTACAGCTTTTTCCCGGGCATCAAGGATCACAGCCCTAACTTTCGaaagctcagactcgagcttCACAATCATATCTTCTTGAACCGAAGCGTTATCGCGAACTAAGCGAAGTTGAGCTTCAAAATCAGGAACTTTAGCCAGAGCGtccttcccctctaaagcctgagcctccgcccgagcttttagctcatcatgctcatGCCTGGCCCGGCCAACTTCATCCTGAAGGTGCTTCAGGGCCTTCGCCTTTTTGTACAACTGAAATAAATGAAGTGTTAGCTTCGGGAACTAGAAGGTGGCATGCACGCTCACCCAGAACAGAAAATTACCTACTCCTTCAGGTGGTTCTCGTAATTCAAGCTCCAGCCCACCTCATACTGCAAGTGTACCAACTTGACTtctttttcatcacaaaggagcctaagggatctctcaTCATTCAAAGCTTTCAGTAGCCTGGCTTCACAACGAAGTAGCCTGGACTTAAGTTTGTCGAATGTTtgcaaaagaaaacccaataaaTAAGGGAAGGCGCGAAGCTCGAAAGACCTGTGCCAAACTCATCGCAAAGTGAAGCCGCTGGGATTTCTCGAAGGCCGAGCGCACACTTGCCAATCCAATTCCTTCGGCCCTGAAAGATTGACTCTGATCAAAGCACGGTCGCTCGGTGTATGCGACCCCGGGTTTCTAGTATCTCCCGAAGTACTATCAACGGAAAAAGAAGGTGACAGCAACAGAAAAACCCTCTTCCCGGAACCAGGAACCACGGACACGGTAGGCCCGAACGATGCTTCCGCTCTGAAGCCCCGATCCCATTCTGCCTTACTTTGAGTGCTATCGCCCTGTAAAAGCTTCTCTTGCTTATTTTTGTCATTCTTCAGCTCGGGAGTTGTCAACCCTTCCCCCTCTCCAGAGGAGCGTGGCCTCACCTCGAAAGGCTCTTCAATGCCTACAACAGCAAAATTAATACGCATAAAAGGAAAATGCTTCTCCATATGAAAGAAGGGAAAGGAAAGTATAACACAACACTTACCATGacattttgcttcccatctgccctgggacaaagctcgccacttgcgctcatcacaggtcgagtgggtcgccaactttcGAACCCAATCCGGTAAATCAGGAATGTCGCCCGACGCCCATGAAACCGCTGCAGAAAAAGAAAGGAGGGCACGATTACGAAACCAATTCTCGCCATAGGCAAAACTGAGAAGGCACGGAAtgcaccacttacgtgtataattagattcctcagggaatggcataagctccacggggataatgttaGCGGTCCGCACTCGGACGACGCGACTTGTCCACCCCCGGTCTCCAttttcctcatcatcaacaatgaaGGGTGTGGTCGATCGGCATCGCAAGgtagcagacctcgatggtgaaaggaCCGATACAGCCTAATAAGATGACTGAGCATAAATTCGAGCCCCGCTTTCTCCGCAAAAAATCTCACCATCAATATTGTTtgccaaaatgacggatggatctgcgccaaggtaacccgatactctGAGAaaaagtcgagcacaaccctatcaagggggcccagtgTGAAAGGATACGTATACACATTCAGGAATCCATCGGCACGATCTGTGATGCCCTCACCTGGGGAAAATGCCTGTAACACCACTTTCtccccccatccgcagtcttttctcac
Proteins encoded in this window:
- the LOC138891080 gene encoding uncharacterized protein produces the protein MAQPAVKLTQHNVPEGGFGAIVRVSFLFFIFALGDIALRNSDGNLEEVAVKAMAAMSGSVRQGGESSASGIQDQREYTLKTTSLIGEEHLELVRKDCGWGEKVVLQAFSPAVSWASGDIPDLPDWVRKLATHSTCDERKWRALSQGRWEAKCHGIEEPFEVRPRSSGEGEGLTTPELKNDKNKQEKLLQGDSTQSKAEWDRGFRAEASFGPTVSVVPGSGKRVFLLLSPSFSVDSTSGDTRNPGSHTPSDRALIRVNLSGPKELDWLLRCEARLLKALNDERSLRLLCDEKEVKLVHLQYELYKKAKALKHLQDEVGRARHEHDELKARAEAQALEGKDALAKVPDFEAQLRLVRDNASVQEDMIVKLESELSKVRAVILDAREKAVMSRTKADQEMAIYSKDAANAQTELRRIIDHEGRVEEYARRKSRRKTLEEIRARGFALSKELALARVDKRDARLLLPDAEESKDEAGRP